From the Marivivens sp. LCG002 genome, the window CGAGAACAAGATCGATGTTCGCTTCCTTGTCCTCGTCGGGACCATCGACGACACCCGACATATACTCGGGCGGGCCAAACGATTTGAGGAATTGCACAATCTCTTCAACCTCTTCGTCGGAAACAAAGGGTCCGTGGACGCGGGTGATCTTGGCACCGCCCGCCATGTAAAGCATGTCGCCCATCCCAAGGAGCTGTTCGGCACCCTGCTCACCGAGAATTGTTCGGCTGTCGATCTTGGACGTCACTTGGAACGAGATACGCGTCGGGAAGTTCGCCTTGATGGTGCCGGTGATGACATCCACCGAAGGGCGCTGCGTCGCCATGATAAGATGGATGCCAGACGCACGTGCCATCTGGGCAAGACGCTGGATGCAAGCCTCAATCTCTTTGCCCGCAACCATCATGAGGTCGGCCATTTCGTCGACGATGACGACGATATAGGGCATCGCTTCGGGCGCGAATTCTTCGGTCTCGAAAATCGGATCGCCCGTCTCTTCGTCAAAGCCGGTCTGGACCGTACGCTCGAACATTTCGTTGCGGGACAAGGCGTCGCGAACACGGCCGTTAAAGCCTTCGATGTTGCGTACGCCCATCTTGGACATACGGCGATAGCGTTCTTCCATTTCGCCCACGACCCACTTCAGAGCGACCACAGCCTTTTTCGGGTCGGTCACAACAGGGCTGAGAAGGTGCGGAATCCCGTCATAGACGGAGAGTTCAAGCATCTTGGGGTCGATCATGATCAAGCGGCATTCCGCAGGGGTCAGCTTGTAAAGAAGCGACAGGATCATCGTGTTGATCGCCACCGATTTACCCGAGCCTGTGGTCCCTGCAATGAGCAGGTGAGGCATCTTGGCAAGGTTTGCCACAATCGGATCGCCGCCGATGTCTTTGCCCAAAGCAAGAGGAAGACGCATGTTGCTGTCGCCGAAATCGCGCGCGGCAAGGATCTCGCGAAGGACCACTTTTTCACGGTTCTCGTTCGGAAGTTCGATACCGATGACCGAACGACCGGGCACAGTGGACACACGGGCTGAGAGCGCAGACATCGAACGCGCAATATCATCGGCAAGACCGATCACACGGCTGGCCTTGAGACCCGGCGCGGGCTCGAGTTCATACATCGTGACAACGGGTCCCGGACGCACCGAAACGATCTCGCCTTTGACGCCGTAATCATCGAGCACGCTTTCAAGCATACGCGCGTTTTCTTCGAGCGCTTCGTCCGAGAGATGATGACGCTCGATCTCGGCGGGGTTCATCAAAAGGTTCAGCGGCGGATGCTCGTAGTCGGCAAAGGTTTCATCAAAGGCAAGCTTGGGCTGGGCTTCGGCCTTGGCCTGTTTTGAGGGAACGACCGATCGCTTGAGCGCGTGTTGAACAACGCGGCGCGGCTCGGGCGTCGGGACAGAGACACGCGGCGCCATCACGGGTTCCATGTGGACTTCGGGCTCTTCCTCGACAAACTCTTCGGGCGCGTAGGCCATCGGCTCGTCGTCGTAGGAAGGATATTCCTCATAGCGGTCTTCAAGAATGTTGGCTTCTTCCTCGTGCCATTCGGCCATTGGCGCGGGCGCAAACTGTTCGGCCTCGGGTCCGCGATCAAGCACAAGCGGACGGGGTCCACGTCCTTTGGTCAGGGTCGGCTCGATACGGAAACCCGTCGGCGCAACCTGCTCGGGCTCGGGCTGCGGCTGCACCATGCGCGCGCGAATGGCGTCGGAAATCTTGCTCTTGATGCGGTCACCGCTCTGGACGGGAATATCGCCGTAGTCGACGGGTGCATTTTCAACAAGCTCTGGCGCGGGCATCGGCTCGGTGCCACGGCGCAGCACATTCGGGAACAAACCTCGGATACCACCCGTGCTTTGCTGCATTTCGGGCTCGCGTGGTGGAGCGGCGAGCGGTGATGCCCCCATCAACTTTGGGGCCTGCGCGGCCCGAGTCAAACGGGGTTCATGATGTGTCGGCATCGCGGGGTTTGCCCGAACGACATTCGCCACGCGTAACCGTTCGTCTTCATCCACAACCGCATAGGGATCGCGTGCGGCAAACCGCTCTGCGCGGGCCTCTTCGCGACGGTCCTGAACCTTGGCGTGGACGCCCTGCGCGGCGCGCAGCGAAGCCTCGGCGCTTCGGCCCAAAAGTTTGAGAAGAGTGGCATAAAGCATGATCACGCCGACGAGGAGGAAGCGCCAACCGATACGCAGCTCGGGCCGCGTGAAGCCGAGAACAAACGCCCCCGCAACAAGCGTGACGATCCCCATGACAAGCGACATAAGCTTGACGCCGAAAGCGGCAGGAAGCGGAACAGCCGTCAGAATGATGCTGAGGACCGTATCACCGAAAAGACCGCCGAGACCAAAACTGTGCGCCCAAGCCGACCCTGCCGCGAGGGTGGCACAATAGACAGAAGCCAAAGCAATAAAGATCGGCGAAAAGATCGCCCGACCAAAAGCGCGTTCCTCACCGCGGTGAAGCGCCAGTCGGATGCCCCACGTCGCAAGAACAATCGGCAAACCCCAAGCAGCATGCCCGACAATCATGATCAAAGGTGCTGCGATCGACGCTCCGAAACGACCCAGCCAGTTCTGCACCGGCGCATCCGTCGAAAGCATCCAGTTAGGATCTTCGGGCGAATAGGACATGAGCATCATCGCAGCCATGACGCCAAGGACGACAAGCCCTATTCCGAGAAGCTCTTTGCCTCGTTTCTCAATCGCCGCCTGCATCGTGCTGTCGAGTAGCGGATCACGCTGTCGGGTCGAATAGGATGCCATGTCTCACCTCAATCGTACAAACAGTCACGCAGCTTGATCAGCCCGTGCTGCATTTCTTGTGTTGGGGCCACCATGGCGACCCTGATAAATCCTTTGCCGGGGTTTTCCCCGTTCACATCGCGGCTCAGATAGGAACCGGGAAGCACACGAATGCCAGTCTCGGTCCACAGCTTGAGAGCTGCCTCTTCGCCGTCCTTGACGGGAAGCCAGAGGAAAAAGCCTGCTTGCGGCGGCTCATAGCCTTTGACGTGCTCGAAAATCTGATCGGCGGCTTTGAATTTCTGCTGATAAAGAGCGCGGCTCTCGATCACATGAGCTTCATCCGCCCAGACACGCGCAGACACGCGCTGGATCGGGAGAGGAAGCGGCGCACCCGAATAAGCGCGAAGCTGACGCACACGATGGATCGATTTCGGCCCGCCTGCAATGAAACCCGAGCGCAACCCCGGAAGGTTGGAGCGCTTGGACAGCGAATGGAAAATCGTCACGCGCTCGGGATCGGCTCCCATCCGCGCAGCGACCTGCAAAGCGCCCACAGGGGCATCGTCGCGATAAATCTCGGAATAGCACTCGTCGGCAAAAATGCGGAAATCATACTTTTCCGCAAGCCCGATAAGGTCCTCCCAATAGGCTTCGCTCGCCACCGCACCCTGAGGATTAGCGGGCGAGCAAATATAGGCGATCGCCGTGCGGTTGAGGATGTCTTCGGGAAGCGAAGCATAATCGGGAAGATGCCCCGTCTGCGAGGTCGCGGGCACGAACACAGGCTCGGCGTTGACGGAAATCGCAGCAATTGCATAGACTTGATAGAACGGGTTCGGCGTCAGGATCACAGGCTTTTGCCCGTTTTTCACCTCGGGGCAAAGCGCCATCGCGGCGTTATAGAGACCCTCACGTGTGCCATTCAACGCCATGATCTGATCTTGGCTGACTGCAACCCCATAGCGCCCTTTGATCCAGTCAGAAATCGCAGCGAGAAGCTCGGGCGATCCATCATTCGGAGGATATTTCGCGAATTCATGAACATGCGCAGCAAGCGTCTCGGCCACCCATTCGGGATAGGCATGTTGCGGCTCGCCAATGGTCATGGCGACAGGTTCCCCACCTGGTTTGTGGGAATCCAAAAGCTCCCGCAGGCGCGGAAACGCATAAGCCGGAAGGTTCGAGAACCGCTCGGGAAAATTCATAACTGCCTCAAGGTTGCGAGATCATTTGCGCCTCGCTTTCGAGCAGGATAGCAACAGCTCCCTTCTTCTGTCCAGAAAAAGGAACCCTTTCAGGGAGCTACGCGAACCTTATTGTGGCATTTTGGCCCAGCCGCTAGGCCAGAGCCGCCTCGACCGCTCCTCCGAGTCGGAGCAATTTCTCCTCGGAATTCGGCGCTGCATTGAGCAAGAGACCCGTCGAAGGAACCCCCGTCGGGATCGTCAGACCACAAAGCCCCATCAGATTGCCGATCCGTGTATTGCGAAGAGCCAACAGGTTTTCCTGCACAA encodes:
- a CDS encoding DNA translocase FtsK 4TM domain-containing protein, encoding MASYSTRQRDPLLDSTMQAAIEKRGKELLGIGLVVLGVMAAMMLMSYSPEDPNWMLSTDAPVQNWLGRFGASIAAPLIMIVGHAAWGLPIVLATWGIRLALHRGEERAFGRAIFSPIFIALASVYCATLAAGSAWAHSFGLGGLFGDTVLSIILTAVPLPAAFGVKLMSLVMGIVTLVAGAFVLGFTRPELRIGWRFLLVGVIMLYATLLKLLGRSAEASLRAAQGVHAKVQDRREEARAERFAARDPYAVVDEDERLRVANVVRANPAMPTHHEPRLTRAAQAPKLMGASPLAAPPREPEMQQSTGGIRGLFPNVLRRGTEPMPAPELVENAPVDYGDIPVQSGDRIKSKISDAIRARMVQPQPEPEQVAPTGFRIEPTLTKGRGPRPLVLDRGPEAEQFAPAPMAEWHEEEANILEDRYEEYPSYDDEPMAYAPEEFVEEEPEVHMEPVMAPRVSVPTPEPRRVVQHALKRSVVPSKQAKAEAQPKLAFDETFADYEHPPLNLLMNPAEIERHHLSDEALEENARMLESVLDDYGVKGEIVSVRPGPVVTMYELEPAPGLKASRVIGLADDIARSMSALSARVSTVPGRSVIGIELPNENREKVVLREILAARDFGDSNMRLPLALGKDIGGDPIVANLAKMPHLLIAGTTGSGKSVAINTMILSLLYKLTPAECRLIMIDPKMLELSVYDGIPHLLSPVVTDPKKAVVALKWVVGEMEERYRRMSKMGVRNIEGFNGRVRDALSRNEMFERTVQTGFDEETGDPIFETEEFAPEAMPYIVVIVDEMADLMMVAGKEIEACIQRLAQMARASGIHLIMATQRPSVDVITGTIKANFPTRISFQVTSKIDSRTILGEQGAEQLLGMGDMLYMAGGAKITRVHGPFVSDEEVEEIVQFLKSFGPPEYMSGVVDGPDEDKEANIDLVLGLGGNTDGEDALYDQAVAIVIKDRKCSTSYIQRKLAIGYNKAARLVEQMEDEGVVSAANHVGKREILVPEQH
- a CDS encoding aminotransferase class I/II-fold pyridoxal phosphate-dependent enzyme — encoded protein: MNFPERFSNLPAYAFPRLRELLDSHKPGGEPVAMTIGEPQHAYPEWVAETLAAHVHEFAKYPPNDGSPELLAAISDWIKGRYGVAVSQDQIMALNGTREGLYNAAMALCPEVKNGQKPVILTPNPFYQVYAIAAISVNAEPVFVPATSQTGHLPDYASLPEDILNRTAIAYICSPANPQGAVASEAYWEDLIGLAEKYDFRIFADECYSEIYRDDAPVGALQVAARMGADPERVTIFHSLSKRSNLPGLRSGFIAGGPKSIHRVRQLRAYSGAPLPLPIQRVSARVWADEAHVIESRALYQQKFKAADQIFEHVKGYEPPQAGFFLWLPVKDGEEAALKLWTETGIRVLPGSYLSRDVNGENPGKGFIRVAMVAPTQEMQHGLIKLRDCLYD